A genome region from Hoplias malabaricus isolate fHopMal1 chromosome 8, fHopMal1.hap1, whole genome shotgun sequence includes the following:
- the fam83ha gene encoding uncharacterized protein fam83ha isoform X2: MARRSQCSSAGDNLLDPNYLPPHYREEYRLAIDALIEAGIEGYYGFLHEANVVDFLSQPEIGYIKCRLQGPLQRAQPERKYMIGEGDGSSDTYWPTQSDLDAPGLDLGWPPPQRFVGPTEITTLVNPPDPEMPSIKEQVRRMIKNAQQVVAVAMDMFTDVDIFADILNAAMRNVAVYILLDEMNSHHFVAMANNCRVNLHEIKFLRIRIVSGSTYFCHTGKSFKGQMMNRFVLVDCRIVLSGNYSFMWCFEKIHRYLAHVFTGQLVANFDEEFRILYAHSEPLVIENPVTFVEDYRNIPVRHSLETPHIYKREYPAIEHMHVEWPAHASEDHINVQSKMLPFRRSETILSSKDEHIFHPTHDHQQFRGEHSYLDQRRFMKVQHTKEMGGFRRHVYPGVPHYPPISTVNKKQNIEGLETQSAQFPREQYFSERIDPDPSYHIYGKSGDHSYHQLDHFPGPDFPHVIDDSETLGDYDHVQRYLHTCSAVETGPAGNLLVPGQSTHRRHSMGQSYTCQTSPTQPNPTESKYFLKVLHKQGQKGDLRDWRISSYLTALQPPEQEDISDIQRTDSSDCVPYVMQGRPHEPEFTEARQDNSEIIRFPTSKKMYLPVQPLNTLTQPEKRLGIPLDFRTVSTNAKPTPPTTSESSCNTEGDKSEELQNRESKDTNLICEEFVRRRPNLAFQRSSRLRHSLIFNSNLELNTLEDIRNPLSQDNGDDPSKHCTVVSNMLEKKKAATRDLFKWSNLVKSSDTSSDPALKTDSENMHRKEETCEGEKDESVELLTKDSQQEANSYTKVQPQDALAENSQTTQLPTATLHRSVPLIDMNDPDCRLRYFKELAAKRKAELASLATKDSAHKEHDKPYRSHPIDTVEEKDCLDTSKNPQAATALIPTSLQKLPLDTFKTSQDSCTKANNLQNLPDKLLKHKLSPDIIMTQENISKSYTPCRAMPTSATDAEKIKLKQQLTDSSSNKVEIKSICDTSPGEITAPKCTKTQLSSEFISPKTKSPCINNSDASSLPAVLTPKHLKHNLTDSLSSHFVKGANLPLKPSSMEPSSCYSVETDKTNKITSQYPGATETGYSKHPVPGEIEPPQCFTSAKTSLAPQTDTRQHMLTKKTAPNEHPPVACQDENRDSNQNHSAKTIGLSQYPTTEESFSPTVKDTKSSHHVTTKETSYSKHSKEIGPSQCLAVKENCPFQHPTEVEFGLFQHPSAKETGPPQHPRRIHSGLSQCFSAEETGASHCPTAKETGLSLHQSEYPAEVETDTSVKKTEPFQNPMAKETGPSQQPTEKEFCLSQTLGKEADTSLSPTAKETGTSQPSNEKSPNVADSKTGLSQSFCGDLFKCPSEMGPSKLFTVIASPPKHVSTSESGLSQHPLEIETGPSQHHTEKETGLTQHPPAKETGISQPSIQKPPNAADSKSDFSRSLSSDPSKHPAQMEPSKLLTAMASPPKPESASESGLSQHPLQIEASPFLHHTEKETTQPPPATETDTSQQSTEAPLIEADSKTDFSKSFSEGLSECPTEIGPSKPANWTFTAMESPPNPASTSESGLSHHPLEIEIGATQHLPEKETLASQPSIEKPPNAADIKTDLSQSLSSDPSKHPTETELCTAMASPPKPESASESGLSKNYLEIDIGLSQHPTERETGLSQQLPLKQTGSSPQPMVGPSLYFTETVSRPKPDTKSDISIHSEPCFCPSTNLTGTKPLAPSTLTKVDSGPHTSGSSFRPDTKDSIPLTVAGNKQSMSIPTSGLLSPETVCSNSTEESHLPSQCPTTIESGFISESSTTSNCTSINITSKYMSQKDNDSATTLSANVLFPEDFSAKPNSLNTGLGDNPLPESNSDLSLTITETDPVTSAWQIDKITGHHESDMSSLPLNTTLSDVTSTICSTASETGLCANSTVETVFVASPTQADTSTPAEHNTVKTSSCIAVTATIDNFEPATSILFSVATSDTTKTDLNSLNDCSQSNLVSNLTTSEYSSIDHPIQKGSTPELPEAQMLTCTQCCADIKFNNDVNTISSELFQPLNQSDRENLTDQDITYSPRVSVFESKDKEHNKECTEEQIQLQEASRNIVWDVVVEVPKNLDKKMEQNSKERPQGTNVEQSQELQTCTDLVSQQSPAADRPPCPSSTVNILSCSNLRDDTKVLLEQISAKNEGRMTKMSLAGTHAVKEEVDNVNSNTDKKNSGYLPSRHQTWTSRASAEEREKLLKRMESMRKEKKVYSRFEA, encoded by the exons TTCCTGCGAATTCGAATTGTCTCTGGAAGCACCTACTTTTGCCATACAGGAAAATCATTCAAAGGTCAGATGATGAATCGATTTGTGCTGGTGGACTGTAGAATTGTTCTCAGTGGCAACTACAG CTTTATGTGGTGTTTTGAGAAGATTCATCGCTACTTAGCTCATGTATTTACTGGACAACTTGTGGCTAACTTTGATGAAGAGTTTAGAATTCTTTATGCCCATTCAGAGCCTCTGGTGATTGAAAATCCTGTGACATTTGTGGAAGATTACAGAAACATCCCTGTAAGACACAGCTTAGAAACCCCCCATATATATAAGAGAGAATATCCAGCCATTGAACACATGCATGTAGAATGGCCTGCACATGCATCTGAAGATCATATAAATGTACAGTCAAAAATGTTGCCATTTAGGAGAAGTGAAACAATCCTCAGTTCCAAAGATGAGCATATTTTTCATCCAACACATGACCATCAACAATTTAGAGGGGAGCATTCCTACCTGGACCAGAGAAGGTTTATGAAAGTCCAGCACACAAAGGAAATGGGTGGATTCAGAAGGCATGTGTATCCAGGAGTACCACATTATCCTCCAATTAGTACAGTaaacaaaaagcaaaatatAGAGGGTTTAGAAACCCAGAGTGCCCAATTTCCCAGGGAACAATATTTCAGTGAGAGGATAGACCCAGACCCTAGCTATCATATTTATGGAAAATCTGGGGACCACAGCTACCATCAATTAGATCACTTCCCAGGACCTGATTTTCCTCATGTGATTGATGATTCAGAAACCCTTGGTGATTATGACCATGTACAGAGATACCTACATACGTGTTCTGCTGTGGAGACAGGACCTGCTGGAAATTTGTTAGTGCCTGGTCAATCAACTCACAGGAGACACAGTATGGGTCAAAGTTACACATGTCAGACATCTCCAACACAGCCAAACCCAACagaatcaaaatattttttaaaagtactTCACAAACAAGGCCAAAAAGGAGACTTAAGAGACTGGAGGATTAGTTCCTATCTTACTGCACTTCAGCCCCCAGAACAGGAGGACATATCAGATATTCAAAGAACTGACTCGTCTGATTGTGTACCCTATGTCATGCAGGGAAGACCACATGAGCCAGAATTTACAGAGGCAAGACAAGACAATAGCGAAATCATCAGGTTTCCCACTTCTAAGAAGATGTACTTACCTGTTCAGCCATTGAACACTTTAACTCAGCCAGAGAAACGACTTGGCATTCCATTAGATTTCAGGACAGTTTCGACAAATGCCAAACCAACCCCGCCAACAACATCAGAGTCATCTTGTAATACGGAAGGTGACAAATCAGAAGAGCTGCAAAACAGAGAATCCAAAGACACAAATTTGATTTGTGAAGAATTTGTGAGGAGGAGGCCCAATCTAGCTTTCCAAAGAAGTTCAAGATTAAGGCACTCACTGATTTTTAACTCTAATCTTGAACTTAACACTTTAGAAGATATTAGAAATCCCCTTAGCCAGGACAATGGGGATGACCCATCAAAACATTGTACTGTTGTTTCTAATATGTTGGAGAAAAAGAAAGCTGCAACGAGAGATCTTTTTAAATGGAGTAATCTTGTAAAATCTAGTGACACATCTTCAGATCCTGCTCTTAAGACTGATTCTGAAAACATGCACAGAAAAGAAGAAACTTGTGAGGGAGAAAAAGATGAGTCTGTTGAACTTCTTACAAAGGATTCTCAACAAGAAGCAAACTCTTACACCAAGGTTCAACCTCAAGATGCCCTTGCAGAAAATTCTCAAACAACTCAACTCCCAACTGCTACTTTGCACAGATCAGTGCCCCTCATTGATATGAATGATCCTGATTGTAGACTGAGATATTTCAAGGAGTTAGCTGCAAAACGCAAAGCTGAACTTGCAAGCTTGGCCACCAAAGACAGTGCCCACAAAGAACACGATAAGCCATACAGGTCGCACCCCATTGACACAGTTGAAGAAAAAGATTGTTTAGACACATCAAAAAACCCACAGGCTGCCACAGCCCTGATACCTACATCTCTACAAAAATTGCCTTTGGACACTTTTAAAACTTCTCAGGACTCTTGTACTAAGGCAAATAATTTACAAAACCTACCTGATAAACTTCTGAAGCACAAATTATCCCCCGATATTATCATGACACAAGAAAATATTTCTAAGTCTTACACTCCTTGTAGAGCAATGCCTACAAGTGCCACAGATGCTGAAAAAATAAAGCTTAAGCAACAACTAACTGACTCATCTTCAAATAAAGTAGAAATCAAGAGTATTTGTGATACAAGCCCAGGAGAAATTACAGCCCCCAAATGTACAAAGACCCAGTTGAGCTCTGAGTTTATATCCCCAAAGACAAAATCACCCTGTATTAATAATTCAGACGCTTCTAGTTTACCAGCTGTTCTCACACCGAAACATTTAAAGCATAATCTTACAGATTCCCTTTCTTCCCATTTTGTCAAAGGGGCTAACTTACCCCTTAAACCCAGCAGCATGGAGCCAAGTTCTTGTTATTCTGTAGAAActgataaaacaaacaaaattactTCCCAGTATCCAGGTGCAACAGAGACAGGGTATTCCAAACATCCTGTTCCAGGTGAGATTGAACCTCCCCAATGTTTTACTTCAGCCAAGACAAGCCTTGCTCCACAGACCGACACTAGACAACATATGCTTACAAAAAAGACTGCTCCCAATGAACATCCCCCTGTAGCATGCCAAGATGAAAATAGAGACAGTAACCAGAATCATTCTGCAAAAACCATTGGCCTCTCTCAGTATCCCACTACAGAAGAGTCCTTCTCACCCACTGTAAAAGACACCAAATCTTCCCATCATGTCACAACAAAAGAGACAAGTTATTCAAAACATTCAAAAGAGATAGGTCCTTCTCAATGTCTTGCTGTAAAAGAGAACTGTCCTTTCCAGCATCCCACTGAAGTAGAGTTTGGGCTATTCCAGCACCCATCAGCAAAAGAGACTGGTCCTCCCCAACATCCCCGAAGAATACATAGTGGTCTTTCCCAATGTTTTAGTGCAGAAGAGACTGGTGCTTCTCATTGCCCCACTGCCAAAGAAACAGGTCTTTCCCTGCATCAGTCAGAGTATCCAGCAGAAGTAGAGACAGATACTTCAGTAAAAAAGACTGAGCCTTTCCAAAATCCCATGGCAAAAGAGACTGGTCCATCACAACAACCCACTGAAAAAGAGTTCTGTCTTTCTCAAACTCTTGGAAAAGAAGCTGATACTTCCCTAAGTCCAACTGCAAAAGAAACTGGTACCTCCCAACCATCCAATGAAAAGTCCCCTAATGTAGCAGACAGCAAGACAGGTCTTTCCCAGTCTTTCTGTGGAGATCTTTTTAAGTGTCCCTCTGAAATGGGGCCTTCCAAACTTTTTACAGTAATAGCAAGTCCCCCCAAACATGTTTCTACATCAGAAAGTGGACTTTCCCAGCATCCCCTGGAAATTGAAACTGGTCCTTCGCAACATCACACAGAAAAAGAGACTGGTCTTACACAACATCCCCCTGCAAAAGAAACTGGTATTTCCCAACCATCCATTCAAAAGCCTCCCAATGCAGCAGACAGTAAGTCAGATTTTTCACGCTCCCTTAGTTCAGACCCTTCTAAGCATCCGGCTCAAATGGAACCTTCAAAACTTTTAACAGCAATGGCAAGTCCCCCTAAACCTGAATCAGCATCAGAAAGTGGTCTGTCCCAGCATCCCTTGCAAATAGAAGCTAGTCCTTTCCTACATCACACTGAAAAAGAGACTACCCAACCTCCCCCTGCAACAGAAACTGATACTTCCCAACAATCCACAGAAGCCCCTCTCATTGAAGCAGACAGCAAAACAGATTTTTCCAAATCCTTCAGTGAAGGCCTTTCTGAGTGTCCCACTGAAATTGGACCTTCCAAACCTGCAAATTGGACCTTCACTGCAATGGAAAGTCCTCCCAATCCTGCATCTACATCAGAAAGTGGTCTTTCCCATCATCCCCTGGAAATAGAAATTGGTGCCACCCAACACCTCCCTGAGAAAGAAACTCTTGCCTCCCAACCATCCATTGAAAAGCCTCCCAATGCAGCAGACATTAAGACAGATCTTTCCCAATCCCTTAGTTCAGACCCATCTAAGCATCCCACAGAAACTGAACTTTGCACTGCAATGGCAAGTCCTCCTAAACCTGAATCTGCATCAGAAAGTGGTCTTTCCAAGAATTACCTAGAAATAGACATTGGTCTATCCCAACATCCCACTGAAAGAGAGACGGGACTTTCCCAACAGCTCCCTCTAAAACAGACTGGTTCTTCACCACAACCCATGGTAGGGCCTTCCCTATATTTCACTGAAACAGTGAGTCGTCCTAAACCTGACACTAAATCAGATATTTCCATCCATTCAGAGCCTTGCTTCTGTCCCAGCACTAATTTAACAGGTACTAAACCACTGGCACCATCTACACTGACAAAGGTTGATTCTGGCCCACATACTTCTGGCTCCTCCTTTAGGCCTGACACAAAAGATTCTATCCCTCTTACTGTAGCAGGAAACAAACAATCTATGAGTATACCCACTTCAGGACTTCTGTCACCAGAGACTGTATGTAGTAACAGCACTGAAGAGTCTCATCTTCCATCACAGTGTCCAACAACAATAGAATCTGGTTTTATTTCTGAATCATCCACAACAAGTAATTGCACATCAATCAACATCACTTCCAAATACATGTCTCAAAAAGATAATGATTCTGCAACAACACTGTCAGCAAATGTTCTGTTCCCTGAGGATTTCTCAGCCAAACCAAATTCTCTGAACACTGGCTTAGGTGACAATCCCTTACCAGAATCTAATTCAGATTTAAGCCTCACAATAACAGAAACTGACCCAGTCACAAGCGCATGGCAAATAGATAAAATCACTGGACATCATGAATCTGACATGTCGTCTTTACCACTTAACACAACCTTATCAGATGTAACTTCAACTATCTGCAGCACGGCATCAGAAACAGGCTTGTGTGCAAATAGTACAGTGGAGACGGTCTTTGTTGCCAGCCCTACTCAAGCAGACACAAGCACACCTGCAGAGCATAATACAGTAAAAACTAGTTCTTGTATTGCAGTGACTGCAACTATTGACAACTTTGAACCAGCTACTAGTATCTTATTCTCTGTTGCAACCTCAGACACTACTAAGACAGATCTTAACTCACTGAATGACTGTTCTCAATCCAATCTTGTTAGTAACCTTACAACTTCAGAATATAGCTCAATTGATCACCCAATTCAAAAAGGTTCCACCCCAGAACTACCTGAGGCCCAAATGCTAACCTGTACACAGTGCTGTGctgatataaaatttaataatgATGTAAATACTATTTCGTCAGAACTCTTCCAACCCCTAAACCAGTCTGATAGAGAGAACCTAACAGATCAGGATATTACCTATTCACCACGTGTCTCTGTATTTGAAAGTAAGGATAAAGAGCACAACAAGGAATGCACAGAAGAACAAATACAGCTTCAAGAGGCATCCAGAAACATAGTGTGGGATGTGGTTGTGGAGGTTCCTAAGAACCTGGATAAAAAAATGGAGCAAAATTCAAAGGAAAGACCACAAGGCACCAATGTGGAGCAGTCTCAAGAACTACAAACATGCACTGATTTAGTCAGTCAGCAGTCTCCTGCTGCAGACAGGCCACCCTGTCCATCCTCTACTGTAAATATTCTGTCTTGTAGCAACCTTAGGGATGACACAAAGGTTCTTTTGGAGCAGATATCAGCAAAGAACGAGGGCAGAATGACAAAGATGTCCCTTGCTGGCACACATGCTGTTAAAGAAGAGGTGGATAATGTGAACTCCaatacagataaaaaaaattctggtTATCTACCTAGTAGGCATCAAACGTGGACCTCCAGGGCTTCAGCCGAGGAGCGGGAAAAGTTACTTAAAAGGATGGAGAGCAtgaggaaagagaaaaaagttTACAGCCGTTTTGAG GCATAA